A section of the Capra hircus breed San Clemente chromosome 23, ASM170441v1, whole genome shotgun sequence genome encodes:
- the PPP1R3G gene encoding LOW QUALITY PROTEIN: protein phosphatase 1 regulatory subunit 3G (The sequence of the model RefSeq protein was modified relative to this genomic sequence to represent the inferred CDS: inserted 1 base in 1 codon; deleted 1 base in 1 codon) encodes MEPRGVLLGAEAPGPAPSEEPRAAGEPPAAGAPLTEGGCVAAAPDPDAERGSSQEPATPREQEARLEGRRRARSFSLPADTILQAAQFLRQRQLPAPGPEGGEAAEDAPLGQGDCCAKCKKRVQFADALGLSLARVKHFSEAEEPQVPPAVLSRLRSFPARAEDLEGLXGLLAAVVAAGRREPPPPRLQPLFELPGPSAAARRLRRQRVCLERVQCAAPGGAEVTGSGRVLGCPGPRTVAVRYTFTEWRSFLDVPAELRPEPGKPLPPDAPSGEPGDGEEEPDAERFHFALSLPPGLLPTEGEDADAPGLAVHFAICYRCAQGEYWDNNSGANYTLRSGRRADAL; translated from the exons ATGGAGCCCCGGGGGGTGCTGCTAGGTGCGGAGGCGCCGGGACCCGCGCCCTCGGAAGAACCCCGGGCAGCCGGGGAGCCGCCCGCCGCGGGAGCGCCCCTCACGGAGGGCGGCTGCGTGGCGGCGGCCCCGGACCCCGACGCCGAGCGCGGGTCCTCGCAGGAGCCGGCCACCCCGCGGGAGCAGGAGGCGCGGCTGGAGGGCCGCCGCCGCGCGCGCTCCTTCTCGCTGCCCGCCGACACGATCCTGCAGGCGGCCCAGTTCCTGCGGCAGCGCCAGCTGCCCGCCCCGGGGCCGGAGGGCGGCGAGGCGGCCGAGGACGCGCCGCTAGGTCAGGGCGACTGCTGCGCCAAGTGCAAGAAGCGGGTGCAGTTCGCGGACGCGCTGGGGCTGAGCCTGGCCCGCGTGAAGCACTTCAGCGAGGCCGAGGAGCCGCAGGTGCCGCCCGCCGTGCTCTCCCGCCTGCGCAGCTTCCCGGCGCGCGCCGAGGACCTGGAGGGGC CCGGCCTGCTGGCCGCGGTGGTGGCCGCGGGCCGCCGCGAGCCGCCGCCGCCCCGGCTGCAGCCCCTCTTCGAGCTGCCCGGGCCGAGCGCCGCGGCCCGC CGCCTGCGGAGACAGCGCGTGTGCTTGGAACGCGTGCAGTGCGCGGCGCCCGGCGGCGCGGAGGTGACCGGCTCGGGCCGGGTGCTGGGCTGCCCCGGGCCGCGCACCGTGGCCGTGCGCTACACCTTCACCGAGTGGCGCTCCTTCCTGGACGTGCCGGCCGAGCTGCGGCCCGAGCCGGGGAAGCCCCTGCCGCCGGACGCGCCGTCGGGGGAGCCCGGGGACGGCGAGGAGGAGCCCGACGCCGAGCGCTTCCACTTCGCGCTGTCCCTGCCCCCAGGCCTGCTGCCCACGGAGGGGGAGGACGCGGATGCGCCGGGCCTCGCCGTCCACTTCGCCATCTGCTACCGCTGTGCCCAGGGCGAGTACTGGGACAACAATTCGGGGGCCAACTACACGCTGCGCTCGGGGCGCCGGGCCGACGCGCTCTGA